The Candidatus Binatia bacterium genome has a segment encoding these proteins:
- a CDS encoding mechanosensitive ion channel translates to MEEYQELLGQGAGQMVDLVSQWGLQVLGAIGVLIIGWWLSSRISATTRRALERGKVDATLVPFFSNMAYYLALAVTIIAVLNLFGIETTSLIAVLGAATVAIGLALQGTLSSFASGVMLLIFRPFKVGDFVDIGGVTGSVIEVSLFTTLLHTPDNVAIIVPNSNVYGAVIRNFSANTTRRHDITMGIGYDDDIGVAMDTLRKVLEADARVMQDPAPFLGVVELADSSVNILVRCWCESKDFFVLKTDLLREFKEKLEAAGCSIPYPQQDIHVHREEAAQSTSA, encoded by the coding sequence CAGTGGGGACTTCAGGTCCTGGGTGCGATCGGCGTACTGATTATCGGCTGGTGGCTGTCGAGTCGCATTTCGGCAACGACCCGACGCGCGTTGGAGCGCGGCAAAGTCGATGCGACGCTCGTGCCATTCTTCAGCAATATGGCTTACTACCTGGCTCTTGCCGTTACGATAATCGCAGTCCTCAATCTTTTCGGAATCGAGACGACTTCCCTGATCGCGGTGCTCGGTGCCGCAACGGTTGCGATTGGCTTGGCGTTGCAGGGGACGCTCTCCTCTTTCGCCTCCGGAGTGATGCTTCTGATCTTTCGTCCGTTCAAGGTCGGCGATTTCGTCGACATCGGTGGGGTCACCGGAAGCGTGATCGAGGTTTCGCTCTTTACCACTCTTCTCCACACACCGGATAACGTGGCGATCATTGTCCCGAACTCGAATGTCTACGGTGCGGTGATCCGGAACTTCTCGGCCAACACGACGCGCCGTCACGACATCACCATGGGCATTGGATACGATGACGATATCGGTGTGGCGATGGACACTCTGCGCAAAGTCCTCGAGGCCGACGCCCGCGTCATGCAAGATCCGGCGCCATTCCTCGGTGTCGTCGAGTTGGCCGACTCCTCGGTCAATATTCTGGTTCGTTGCTGGTGCGAGTCGAAAGACTTCTTTGTCCTGAAGACCGACCTTCTTCGTGAGTTCAAGGAGAAGCTCGAAGCCGCTGGTTGCTCGATCCCTTACCCGCAGCAGGATATTCATGTTCATCGCGAGGAGGCGGCACAGTCGACTTCCGCATAG
- a CDS encoding AsmA-like C-terminal region-containing protein — protein sequence MFFRKFLKFALSGLILLAGFLWLIQTPFGFQHVLTPALSLGGIGTLDAAHGRLDLRGKLVLTDAQYRYEEAGIEASLQSGSIAIDLLSLFGNAPIAIESVEIQQGTLVLTDAPAESASLSEANPVAPEAEANTTKTALRLPFSVGLGVLSDFTYRQIHQSGDTVIEAESLRLEDLEAGKQGSLTSLLHWRNQNATGTGAQVHAEIKAQLSLNERNNPRNWKLQVEASQGSGGGNGKEAIKTLNLAIQAQHDGEDHLKAEMKLSGKESGKQFGSLSGEIILSGLASPSLMQSLHLDTSTEIDHLSLGSVLSFLPPSPSRPKILGELDGSIQAVGTLAGPLDIKTEVAIEGLRIEGSPVSARELKIGITASSKLEKGGDMLEIAELKIKLGEGHLKARGSASPQTSSFSIQIEAQEFPVATALALGGLDTAKEFGALPLNGEIKVQSDADASLTLSGSNKLAVLLPKAKTPEFFILKTELQSKKDGSITTAIEGTNPPHAGNFSITATIEKTTEVTVNIKDMNLTSLVQPFLDAKPIDEEAPPPIEKIPLPETVAEKRATKADPLLVHLDIDQSRYRDVHVGKMKAEFSRTVDKIHVEVTGSDVSKGDIDFQIDSSEVGADRLQWKGSGKGIRLQPLMDAFAGSTTVGGKLQFETSGLSREPIPAPAIDGLNGSINLHLRDGKLEGFKALDLLAKATGINLMGAFAFSKLDGSIEIESGTARIKDLQAGGAIGNIQAFGTVDLKGPGAIDMKINPRVGPSVAGLLKGIKPIHAILGTAEGLLSLPINIAVSGPFADPKYAVVTQGAGEAVSSRGGKLVGQILDGVTLGGSSALLGALLPSKKSEEAAAAPQAGTNSEKPGEASQP from the coding sequence ATGTTTTTTCGCAAATTCCTCAAATTCGCGCTCTCGGGGCTGATCTTGCTCGCCGGCTTCCTGTGGCTCATCCAGACACCCTTCGGGTTTCAGCACGTCCTGACCCCCGCTCTGAGCCTCGGCGGCATCGGGACTCTCGATGCCGCTCATGGTCGCCTCGACCTTCGCGGCAAGCTGGTTCTCACTGACGCGCAGTATCGATACGAGGAAGCCGGAATTGAAGCGTCCCTGCAGTCCGGCTCGATTGCGATCGACCTCCTCTCCCTCTTCGGGAATGCGCCGATCGCCATCGAAAGCGTCGAAATTCAGCAAGGAACCCTCGTGCTCACGGATGCCCCGGCCGAGAGTGCGTCCCTGAGTGAGGCAAACCCGGTTGCTCCAGAAGCGGAAGCAAACACCACCAAAACAGCCCTCCGTCTGCCCTTCAGCGTCGGCCTTGGGGTTCTTTCGGATTTCACATACCGACAAATCCACCAGAGCGGCGACACCGTGATTGAGGCAGAATCCCTGCGCCTGGAAGATCTCGAAGCGGGAAAGCAGGGATCGCTCACAAGCCTCCTCCACTGGCGCAATCAAAACGCCACAGGCACGGGGGCCCAGGTCCACGCAGAGATCAAGGCCCAACTCTCGCTCAATGAAAGGAACAACCCGCGGAACTGGAAGCTTCAGGTTGAAGCGAGCCAAGGCTCCGGGGGAGGCAACGGAAAAGAAGCGATCAAAACTCTGAACCTCGCGATTCAGGCACAACACGATGGAGAGGACCACCTCAAGGCCGAAATGAAGCTCTCCGGCAAGGAATCCGGCAAGCAATTTGGCAGCCTCAGCGGCGAAATCATCTTGTCCGGATTGGCCAGTCCGTCCCTGATGCAATCACTCCACCTCGACACGAGTACCGAAATTGATCACCTCTCCCTTGGGTCGGTCTTGTCCTTTCTCCCCCCCTCGCCCTCGCGCCCAAAGATCCTGGGGGAACTCGACGGTTCGATTCAAGCCGTGGGCACCCTTGCAGGCCCGCTGGATATCAAGACCGAGGTCGCTATCGAAGGGCTGCGGATCGAGGGCAGCCCGGTAAGCGCTCGCGAGTTGAAGATCGGAATCACAGCCAGTTCAAAGCTCGAGAAGGGAGGCGATATGCTGGAGATCGCCGAGCTCAAGATTAAACTGGGCGAAGGACACCTCAAGGCCCGCGGTTCCGCTTCTCCGCAAACCTCGTCATTTTCGATTCAGATCGAAGCTCAAGAATTTCCGGTCGCAACGGCTCTCGCACTTGGCGGTCTCGATACCGCCAAGGAGTTCGGTGCCCTCCCCCTGAATGGAGAGATCAAGGTTCAAAGCGACGCGGACGCGAGCCTCACTCTGAGCGGCAGCAACAAGTTGGCGGTTCTTTTGCCCAAGGCGAAAACGCCGGAGTTCTTCATTCTGAAAACCGAGCTCCAGAGCAAAAAAGATGGTTCGATCACCACCGCCATCGAGGGAACGAACCCACCGCATGCAGGCAATTTTTCGATCACGGCAACCATCGAGAAGACGACCGAAGTCACTGTGAACATCAAGGACATGAACTTGACCTCACTTGTGCAGCCCTTCCTCGATGCCAAGCCGATCGATGAGGAGGCGCCACCGCCCATCGAAAAAATTCCCTTGCCGGAAACCGTCGCGGAAAAACGAGCCACCAAGGCCGACCCGCTTCTCGTTCACCTGGACATCGATCAATCCCGCTACCGCGATGTCCATGTCGGGAAGATGAAAGCCGAATTCAGCCGGACCGTGGATAAAATCCACGTCGAGGTTACCGGTAGCGACGTGTCGAAGGGCGATATTGACTTCCAAATCGACAGCTCCGAAGTCGGCGCCGACCGACTCCAGTGGAAAGGCTCGGGAAAGGGAATCCGACTCCAACCACTGATGGACGCTTTCGCCGGGAGCACCACTGTCGGGGGAAAGCTACAATTTGAAACCAGCGGACTCTCGCGGGAACCGATCCCTGCACCGGCCATCGACGGATTAAACGGGTCGATCAATTTACACCTACGAGATGGCAAGCTGGAGGGGTTCAAAGCTCTCGACCTCTTGGCCAAAGCGACCGGGATCAACCTGATGGGCGCTTTCGCGTTCTCCAAACTTGACGGTTCGATCGAGATCGAGAGCGGAACAGCACGGATCAAGGATCTTCAGGCAGGCGGCGCCATCGGCAATATTCAAGCCTTCGGCACGGTCGATCTCAAAGGGCCCGGGGCGATCGATATGAAAATCAATCCACGCGTCGGTCCATCGGTCGCCGGCCTACTGAAGGGTATCAAACCGATCCATGCGATCCTCGGGACGGCCGAGGGCCTGTTGTCCCTGCCGATCAATATCGCAGTCAGCGGCCCCTTTGCGGACCCAAAATATGCCGTAGTCACCCAAGGGGCGGGCGAAGCCGTATCGAGCCGCGGGGGAAAACTCGTCGGTCAGATTCTTGACGGCGTCACGCTTGGCGGTTCTTCGGCTCTGCTCGGTGCCCTGCTGCCCTCCAAAAAATCGGAAGAGGCAGCGGCGGCGCCACAAGCAGGAACGAACAGCGAAAAACCCGGCGAAGCCTCACAACCCTGA
- a CDS encoding ATP-binding cassette domain-containing protein, which yields MIFAEKLTLDFHGRILFENVNAKFVPGNCYGLIGANGAGKSTFLRCLSGEQEPSSGAVTVPGNLRLSMLKQNHFEYDDVEALQAVIMGHQRLSTVMAEKDAIYAKPDFSDEDGIRAGELEEEFGNLDGWNAESDAGQLLNSLGIEEARHGRLVKDLSDNEKVRVLLAQALFGDPDILLLDEPTNHLDVDSILWLEEFLYGFKNTVIVVSHDRHFLDRICTHIADIDYQKVEIYTGNYSFWYEASQMALHQRRQANQKKEDKIKELQAFIQRFSANASKSRQATSRKSLLDKITLDEIKPSSRKYPWVEFPSGEKPLGKEVLAIDKISLSVDGEPLFTDLSFTASKGERIAIVGSDLAVTGLLEVLAGMREPDAGEVKRGHTVNLGCFPKDNTQFFDTDLNLTNWLRQFTENQEENFVRSFLGRMLFSGDEVEKSARVLSGGEKVRCMLASIMLQAPNVMVLDGPTNHLDLESITALNNGLLKFDGTMVFASHDVQFVQSLASRVIELDGTEFFDLNMGYEAYLANADRRARRGLAA from the coding sequence ATGATCTTTGCCGAGAAACTTACCCTGGATTTTCACGGGCGCATCCTCTTCGAGAATGTGAACGCCAAGTTCGTACCGGGCAATTGCTATGGTCTGATCGGCGCCAATGGCGCGGGGAAGTCCACCTTTCTTCGCTGCTTGTCGGGAGAGCAGGAGCCCAGTTCGGGAGCCGTGACGGTCCCGGGAAACCTCCGGTTGAGCATGCTCAAGCAGAACCACTTCGAGTACGACGATGTGGAAGCGCTGCAAGCGGTCATCATGGGGCATCAACGTTTATCCACGGTCATGGCCGAGAAAGACGCGATTTACGCGAAGCCGGACTTCTCGGATGAAGACGGGATTCGCGCCGGAGAACTCGAAGAGGAGTTTGGTAACCTCGATGGTTGGAACGCGGAGTCGGACGCCGGCCAGTTACTGAACTCGTTGGGGATCGAGGAGGCGCGGCACGGTCGTTTGGTAAAGGATCTATCCGATAACGAGAAGGTTCGTGTGCTGCTCGCGCAGGCTCTTTTCGGCGATCCCGATATTCTCCTGCTCGATGAGCCGACCAACCACCTCGATGTCGACTCGATCTTGTGGCTGGAAGAGTTTCTCTACGGGTTCAAAAATACCGTAATTGTCGTCTCGCACGACCGTCACTTCCTCGATCGTATCTGCACTCACATCGCAGATATCGATTACCAAAAAGTCGAGATTTATACCGGGAACTACAGTTTCTGGTACGAGGCGAGCCAAATGGCTCTGCATCAGCGTCGGCAGGCGAACCAGAAGAAAGAGGACAAGATCAAGGAGCTGCAGGCGTTTATCCAGCGCTTCAGTGCCAACGCATCGAAGTCGCGTCAGGCGACCTCTCGGAAGTCCCTGCTCGACAAGATCACGCTCGACGAGATCAAGCCGTCATCCCGAAAATATCCCTGGGTGGAATTTCCGTCGGGCGAAAAGCCGCTCGGGAAAGAGGTTCTGGCGATCGACAAGATCAGCCTCTCCGTTGATGGAGAGCCTTTGTTCACGGATTTGAGCTTCACGGCGAGCAAGGGCGAGCGGATCGCGATCGTCGGCAGTGATTTGGCGGTGACGGGGCTTCTCGAAGTACTCGCGGGAATGCGCGAGCCCGACGCGGGCGAAGTGAAACGCGGCCACACCGTCAATCTGGGCTGTTTTCCGAAAGATAATACGCAGTTCTTTGATACCGATCTCAATCTGACCAACTGGTTGCGCCAGTTCACCGAGAATCAGGAGGAGAATTTCGTCAGGAGCTTCCTGGGTCGGATGCTCTTCAGTGGCGACGAGGTGGAGAAGAGTGCCCGCGTTCTTTCGGGCGGCGAGAAAGTCCGCTGTATGCTGGCGAGTATCATGCTGCAGGCGCCGAACGTGATGGTGCTCGACGGACCGACGAATCATCTTGATCTCGAATCGATCACTGCCTTGAATAATGGCCTCCTGAAGTTCGACGGGACCATGGTCTTCGCCAGCCACGATGTCCAATTCGTCCAGTCGCTCGCAAGCAGAGTCATCGAACTCGACGGCACCGAATTCTTCGATCTCAATATGGGTTACGAGGCCTACCTCGCGAATGCCGACCGCCGTGCACGGCGCGGGCTCGCTGCCTGA
- a CDS encoding YiiX/YebB-like N1pC/P60 family cysteine hydrolase, with product MNWLRAKAFGWGAAYLTRPREGEASGPPVNPEMLRRTLRRGDVLLVEGNQRVSEVIKFLTQSSWSHAALYLGSPVKGLPESLPPGVAASREAGDNHLLIEAVLGEGVTLSPLSRYDGFNLRICRPVGLRQEDLETVVGKTVSQLGSRYNVRQVFELARYLFPVELIPARFRRKALEATSELTHEVICSSLIAQAFQDVGFPILPHLLAQEPPESRSAWSPLRVWRRPYSGLFEHKKSQLITPRDFDLSPYFEVVKLPVDGAEGFDYRRMRWIESE from the coding sequence GTGAATTGGCTGCGCGCGAAGGCTTTTGGTTGGGGAGCAGCTTACCTGACCCGACCTCGCGAAGGAGAAGCCTCGGGTCCGCCGGTCAATCCCGAGATGCTCCGACGCACCTTGCGTCGCGGCGATGTGCTGCTGGTGGAGGGTAATCAGCGGGTCAGTGAGGTGATCAAATTTCTGACCCAAAGCTCCTGGTCTCATGCCGCGCTCTATTTGGGCTCGCCGGTAAAGGGGCTCCCGGAGAGCCTCCCTCCTGGAGTCGCCGCGTCGCGTGAGGCGGGCGACAACCATTTATTGATCGAGGCTGTCCTTGGGGAAGGTGTGACTCTGAGCCCCTTGTCGCGCTACGACGGTTTCAATCTGCGGATCTGTCGCCCGGTTGGACTTCGTCAGGAGGACCTTGAAACGGTCGTTGGCAAAACGGTCAGCCAGCTCGGCTCCCGCTACAATGTGCGGCAAGTCTTCGAGTTGGCGCGTTATCTATTTCCGGTGGAATTGATTCCGGCACGATTCCGTCGCAAGGCGCTCGAGGCGACCAGCGAACTTACCCACGAGGTGATTTGCTCGAGCTTGATTGCGCAGGCCTTTCAGGATGTGGGCTTTCCGATCCTGCCTCACCTTCTCGCGCAAGAACCGCCGGAATCCCGGAGTGCGTGGTCCCCCTTGCGGGTCTGGCGGCGCCCCTACTCGGGTTTGTTCGAGCATAAGAAGTCGCAACTCATAACGCCACGAGATTTTGATTTGTCGCCTTATTTTGAGGTCGTGAAACTGCCGGTGGACGGAGCCGAGGGGTTTGACTACCGACGGATGCGCTGGATTGAATCCGAGTAG
- a CDS encoding alpha/beta hydrolase — protein MPSPEYTAVLALMGDASPFAPGAEVSVLREGMEAMMGAMPAPAGMKAEPISAGGVPAEWISFTDSDTSRALLYLHGGGYAIGSIATHRALAGRLARELGCRVLILDYRLAPENPHPAAVEDALAACRFLRDSGIAPDKTVIAGDSAGGGLTVATLLALRDAGEPLPAAAAGLSAWLDLAGTGPSNTEKAAVDPVVTMEGLLEMAGWYLGEQAAADTPTASPLYADPSGLPPLLLQVGEAEVLRDDSTRFAAKAKEAGVSVQLEVWPDMVHVWHAFGDDVPESRDAVAGLAQFLNKHVSTS, from the coding sequence ATGCCAAGTCCCGAATACACCGCCGTCCTCGCCCTGATGGGCGATGCCTCGCCCTTTGCCCCTGGTGCCGAAGTGTCTGTTCTCCGCGAGGGCATGGAAGCCATGATGGGTGCCATGCCAGCGCCTGCCGGCATGAAGGCCGAACCCATCAGCGCCGGCGGTGTTCCCGCAGAATGGATTTCATTTACCGACAGCGACACTTCCCGCGCCCTGCTATATTTGCATGGCGGCGGCTATGCGATCGGATCGATCGCGACCCATCGAGCGCTCGCGGGACGCCTCGCACGTGAGCTTGGCTGCCGTGTGCTGATCCTTGACTACCGACTCGCCCCCGAAAATCCGCACCCCGCCGCAGTCGAGGATGCTTTGGCGGCCTGCCGATTCCTGCGCGACAGCGGCATTGCCCCTGACAAGACCGTCATCGCCGGAGACTCAGCAGGCGGTGGTCTGACGGTCGCGACGCTATTGGCGCTGCGCGATGCCGGAGAACCTCTACCGGCGGCAGCCGCAGGCCTCTCCGCATGGCTGGACCTCGCGGGCACCGGTCCCTCGAATACCGAAAAGGCCGCGGTCGACCCCGTGGTCACCATGGAGGGTCTGCTTGAGATGGCCGGTTGGTATCTCGGCGAACAAGCGGCCGCGGACACCCCTACCGCATCACCCCTTTACGCTGACCCATCTGGCCTGCCGCCGCTCCTGCTGCAGGTGGGCGAGGCGGAAGTCCTCCGGGATGATTCCACCCGCTTTGCGGCAAAGGCCAAGGAGGCCGGCGTTTCCGTGCAGCTCGAAGTCTGGCCCGACATGGTCCATGTCTGGCACGCCTTCGGTGATGATGTCCCGGAGTCACGCGACGCGGTTGCCGGTCTCGCGCAGTTCCTCAACAAGCACGTGTCGACAAGCTAG
- a CDS encoding sialidase family protein — protein MPSLDSLPAARDPRDSRDLKSGTIISDRNGYYDSQNIVAVEVADQQHPTLSVVLHHSENREGGPGLRLFGSRSFDQGRNWTPLAAIEPDPERQSHDGYQLVQRRPGRPDRIFVFYGCNSGAHPAGKTLSRTDMQLDEGYYFRFSDDAGASWSHQRGVVPVRRTRIDRANPWEGRTMGMFLCDKPSIIDGAVYMAFQKTPDGAGETAHSEVFFLCSKDFLHCEDPTTATWKTLPEGDAGLCAPGGALALGEEPHVLSVGKIPGRLFSLWRTETGKLAASYSSDSGKHWEPSFWLNFDGKPRPQSPSGYLRNPRGAITPCELRTPSATAGSEYALLYYNNGRTERSGYCGRRVLWLTTGRSTDDGHICWHQPEIVLWWDGPGYEERDDWNEEWSIVDGPGYADWLEDQHGRLSFVQSNKLGVRYHIVEPRLLELLRHQPELDELPSEAKSLDVQPDSPVSGAARAALDAPALVDIRSRGGFTIILQLRGNRKSLRPGESIIEAWSTITAARGEGPTEKTLTRGYAIRLTEDLEVELLLRDGCGEDVHHASNASGHPEIWDEQSHTIAFICDGGPRILSTVVDETLDDGGHTSQGWSFLPKMLGDLGGDELVLCAAFGGQLERLLVYDRPLTTSEAISASRALRSPTPLKPRPTL, from the coding sequence ATGCCCAGCCTTGACTCCTTGCCGGCAGCCCGAGACCCGCGCGACTCGCGCGATCTGAAATCCGGCACCATTATTTCCGATCGCAACGGTTACTACGACAGCCAGAACATCGTGGCCGTCGAGGTCGCCGATCAGCAACATCCGACTCTTTCGGTCGTGCTTCACCATTCGGAAAATCGCGAGGGCGGCCCGGGCTTGCGGCTCTTCGGCTCGCGGAGCTTCGATCAGGGAAGAAACTGGACGCCGCTCGCTGCGATCGAGCCTGACCCCGAGCGCCAATCGCACGACGGCTACCAACTCGTCCAACGGCGTCCGGGACGACCCGACCGCATCTTCGTTTTCTACGGCTGCAACTCCGGGGCGCACCCCGCGGGCAAAACCCTCTCTCGCACCGATATGCAGCTGGACGAAGGATACTATTTCCGCTTTTCCGACGATGCTGGTGCGAGTTGGAGCCACCAGCGCGGCGTCGTGCCCGTGCGACGCACGCGGATTGACCGTGCCAACCCGTGGGAAGGCCGCACGATGGGGATGTTCCTCTGCGACAAGCCATCGATCATCGATGGCGCGGTCTATATGGCCTTCCAGAAAACCCCCGATGGGGCTGGCGAAACGGCTCACTCGGAGGTTTTTTTCCTTTGCAGCAAGGACTTCCTGCACTGCGAGGATCCCACCACGGCAACCTGGAAGACTCTACCCGAGGGCGATGCCGGCCTATGCGCTCCCGGCGGAGCGCTTGCGCTGGGCGAAGAACCCCATGTGCTCTCGGTGGGAAAAATTCCGGGCCGTCTCTTTTCTCTGTGGCGCACCGAGACGGGAAAATTGGCGGCCTCCTATTCGAGCGACAGCGGCAAGCATTGGGAGCCCAGCTTCTGGTTGAACTTTGACGGTAAACCCCGGCCGCAAAGTCCATCGGGATATTTACGCAACCCGCGTGGTGCGATCACGCCCTGCGAACTCCGCACGCCATCGGCAACCGCAGGCAGCGAATACGCGCTCCTTTACTATAATAATGGCCGCACCGAACGGTCGGGATATTGTGGCCGACGCGTTTTATGGTTGACCACAGGGCGCTCGACCGACGACGGCCATATCTGCTGGCATCAACCGGAAATCGTCCTTTGGTGGGATGGGCCCGGCTACGAGGAACGTGACGACTGGAACGAGGAATGGTCCATCGTTGACGGCCCGGGATATGCCGATTGGCTCGAAGACCAGCATGGCCGCCTGTCCTTTGTGCAGTCCAACAAACTCGGCGTCCGCTACCATATCGTCGAGCCGCGCTTGCTGGAGTTGCTCCGACACCAGCCCGAACTCGATGAGCTGCCCTCGGAAGCCAAATCTCTGGATGTCCAACCCGACTCGCCTGTTTCAGGCGCAGCGCGCGCTGCCTTAGATGCGCCGGCGCTCGTCGACATCCGATCGCGCGGCGGCTTCACGATCATCCTGCAACTGCGCGGCAACCGAAAGAGCCTGCGACCGGGTGAATCAATCATCGAGGCCTGGTCCACCATCACGGCCGCTCGCGGCGAGGGACCGACCGAGAAGACCCTCACGCGGGGCTATGCGATCCGCCTGACCGAAGATCTCGAAGTCGAGCTCCTCCTGCGTGACGGCTGCGGCGAAGACGTTCATCATGCCTCGAATGCGTCGGGACATCCCGAGATCTGGGACGAGCAGTCGCATACGATCGCTTTCATATGCGACGGAGGTCCGCGCATCCTCTCGACCGTCGTCGACGAGACCCTGGATGACGGCGGCCACACATCCCAAGGTTGGTCTTTTCTTCCGAAAATGCTCGGCGACCTCGGCGGTGACGAGCTGGTCCTGTGCGCCGCGTTCGGCGGCCAGCTGGAGAGACTTCTGGTGTACGACCGCCCGCTGACCACCAGCGAAGCGATCAGTGCCAGCCGCGCGCTAAGGAGTCCGACTCCACTCAAACCCCGACCGACCTTGTAG
- a CDS encoding ATP-binding protein, giving the protein MHDSTPLPAGKEQAFLADIAQPALLIRGNLVLAMTPEAGFLFGYRKATEFDPAPLGSLLGESIADRIIRADKQIPTSFPITIERAGRIRQSAMATKVSLPDPECSVLLITVKHRSMLDIISNEYRSLIDTLPDLVIVHDELGTILFANTVASQVLDISIANLVGTNVLDLLSPEELIAARQRGKDRLKTGADKFFGYQLRRQTAEGEAIDLDIRSMPFWKDGVRDLVLVVGKNATPDESRQIRLETARLRAEADSASKSAVLAQTSHEIRTPLNIVFGMIDMALDQTISPTASGYLTMARSAARTLLSLLDDFLEFSKLEAGKLTLRESFFSPEEVIREACAGLELLAKEKDLHLRLVIDAKLPPRLFGDAGRLRQIIANLTTNAIKYTESGTIRVKVGLASRDNDRCNLHLRIADTGCGISPQALPFLFQPFYQINQETEGSGLGLAIVKELVELLGGRVWVESVEGRGSEFHFTAEFRFDAATTSPETGHPLAPALDDSP; this is encoded by the coding sequence ATGCATGATTCCACCCCACTTCCTGCCGGCAAAGAACAAGCTTTCCTGGCCGATATCGCGCAGCCGGCACTATTGATTCGTGGAAACCTCGTCCTCGCGATGACTCCGGAAGCAGGCTTTCTCTTCGGTTACCGAAAAGCGACGGAATTCGATCCGGCACCGCTCGGATCCCTTCTCGGAGAATCGATCGCCGACCGGATCATTCGAGCCGACAAACAGATTCCAACCAGTTTCCCGATCACCATCGAGCGCGCTGGTCGGATTCGCCAGAGTGCGATGGCCACAAAAGTCTCCTTGCCCGACCCTGAGTGCTCCGTGCTCCTGATCACGGTCAAGCACCGGAGCATGTTGGATATTATTTCCAACGAGTACCGCAGTCTCATCGACACGCTCCCCGATTTGGTGATCGTCCACGACGAATTGGGCACGATCCTGTTCGCCAATACTGTCGCCTCACAAGTTCTCGACATTTCCATCGCCAATCTCGTGGGAACCAACGTACTCGACCTCTTGTCCCCCGAAGAACTGATTGCCGCGCGTCAACGCGGGAAGGATCGTCTGAAAACCGGGGCCGATAAATTTTTTGGCTACCAACTGCGCCGGCAAACAGCCGAGGGTGAGGCCATCGACCTTGATATTCGCTCGATGCCCTTTTGGAAGGACGGCGTGCGTGACCTCGTCCTCGTCGTCGGGAAAAATGCGACGCCAGACGAGAGCCGGCAGATCCGCCTCGAAACCGCCCGCCTGCGAGCCGAAGCGGATAGTGCATCCAAGAGTGCGGTGCTTGCCCAGACCAGCCACGAGATACGGACGCCTCTGAACATCGTATTCGGCATGATCGATATGGCCCTCGATCAGACCATTTCCCCAACCGCGAGCGGGTACCTTACCATGGCCCGCTCGGCCGCGCGGACCCTGCTCTCGCTGCTCGATGATTTTCTCGAATTCTCGAAGCTGGAGGCGGGCAAGCTTACTCTCCGGGAATCCTTCTTCTCGCCGGAAGAAGTCATCCGAGAGGCCTGCGCTGGGCTCGAACTACTGGCCAAAGAAAAAGACCTGCACCTGCGTCTGGTGATCGATGCCAAGCTACCCCCACGGCTATTCGGAGATGCTGGCCGACTCCGCCAGATCATCGCCAACCTGACAACCAACGCCATCAAATACACCGAGAGCGGGACCATTCGCGTCAAGGTCGGACTCGCCAGCAGGGACAACGATCGCTGCAATTTGCACCTGCGGATCGCCGACACCGGTTGCGGCATCTCTCCGCAGGCACTCCCGTTTCTCTTTCAACCCTTCTACCAGATCAATCAGGAAACCGAGGGAAGCGGACTGGGGCTCGCCATCGTGAAAGAATTGGTCGAACTCCTCGGTGGCCGGGTCTGGGTGGAGAGCGTCGAAGGCAGGGGTAGCGAGTTCCACTTCACGGCAGAATTCAGGTTCGATGCGGCCACGACATCACCCGAGACTGGGCATCCGCTTGCACCCGCCCTCGACGACTCGCCATAA
- a CDS encoding SRPBCC family protein, whose product MQNEEYTAKPIRNAVAIHTEIEVPTDRQATWDILVDLQLQPEWMKDALSIEKLTDGPVGVGTIMRVPTQILFLRTTDHMEVTEFEPLQKWSVKHVGLVTGEGTFTLHDRAGTPGTAVHWDERLSAPLGALGRLGMTLFRPALRHQFHSDLVRFKKLCENAA is encoded by the coding sequence ATGCAAAACGAAGAGTACACCGCCAAGCCGATCCGGAATGCTGTGGCCATCCACACCGAGATCGAAGTCCCGACAGACCGGCAGGCCACCTGGGACATTCTGGTCGATCTGCAGTTGCAGCCCGAGTGGATGAAAGACGCTCTCTCCATCGAAAAATTGACAGACGGGCCCGTTGGAGTGGGAACTATCATGCGTGTGCCGACGCAGATTCTCTTTCTTCGCACGACCGACCATATGGAGGTCACGGAATTCGAACCTCTCCAGAAATGGTCGGTGAAACACGTCGGTCTCGTGACAGGCGAGGGAACCTTTACCCTCCACGACCGTGCCGGAACGCCGGGGACAGCCGTGCATTGGGATGAGCGGCTTTCAGCGCCCCTGGGTGCCTTGGGCCGTTTGGGGATGACCTTGTTTCGACCGGCACTTCGGCACCAATTCCATAGCGATCTGGTCCGATTCAAGAAGCTCTGCGAGAACGCCGCCTGA